Genomic segment of Umezawaea sp. Da 62-37:
ACGGTCCACGTGGCCGTGTAGTCGTCCAGGTCGGGGTCGACGGCCAGCCGGGCGGCGAGCGCGGCGGCGGCGGAGCGCTCGGAGTCCGACACGCCGAGGTCGAACACGCGCAGGTCGGTGGAGGCCCGGTCGAACTGGTGGGCGGCGACCCGGTAGGCGATCACCTGGGCGCGGTCGACCGACTCAGCCACGGTCGTGCTCCGCCCGTGCGGTGCCCCGCGGGCCCGTCAGGACGATCGTGGAAGTGGTCTTCACCCTGGTGCTCATGCCCGGATCCTGGCACCCGCGGCTGCCATCTGCTGTCAGGATGGTGTCCGTGGAGATCACCAAGCAGCTCAGGGTCGCGGCCTACGCGCTGTGCGTGAGGGACGGGCGGATCCTGCTGTCCCGCTGGGTCGGGCCGGGGACGAACAACAAGCGCTGGACGCTGCCGGGCGGTGGCATCGACCACGGCGAGGACCCGTACGAGGCGGTGATCCGCGAGGTCGACGAGGAGACCGGGTACGCCATCGAGGTGCGGCGGCTGCTCGGCGTCCACACGATCCGGCGGATCTTCGACCGCGGGGCCGACGGGGAGGTCGACTTCCACGGGCTGCGGATCATCTACGAGGCCGAGGTCGTCGGCGGTGAGCTGCGGTTCGAGGTCGACGGGTCGTCCGACCGGGCCGAGTGGTTCGACCTGGCCGACGTCGCCGGGCTGCGGCACTCCGACCAGGTCGACGTGGCGCTGGAGCTGGCGCGGACGAGCCCGCCGGACGGCAGGGGCGAGGCCGCCCTGCCGTCCGACGAGAGGCTCACCCGCGAGGGACCCGCAGCCAGGACGGGTCCGCCGCCGGGGAGCTGAACGCGACGCTCTGGCCCAGCGTGCTCTCGCTCAGGTAGCGCGGGTCGACGGTGTCGACGACGAGCACGAGCCGGTGACCGGCGGGAACGTCCCACAGGACCGGTTCGAGCTCGAAGTCCAGCGTCTTCGCCACGCCGGGGGCGACGTTCCGCAGGGTGAACGGCTTGTGGGTCACCAGCGACCCCAGGCCGACCGACCCCACGTCGTAGAGGTACGCGTACAGCGTCGTGGTCGGCGCGCTCGGCGTGACCGTGACGTGCAGCTTCGGCGCCCCGCTGACGGCGGTGGTGCGGGAGTACGTCGGCCCCCACCACACGGCGGCGGCGTTGCGGTCCACCAGCGGCATCGACACCCCGGTGGGGATGCCGAAGAAGCCCTGGAGGGCCCCGCTGAGCAGCACCGTTCCGCTGTCGGCCACGGTCGGCCAGCCCGCGGCGATCCGGTTCTGCCAGCCCGTGGCCGCCGTCGACCCCATCGCGCCGGTGCCCCAGGACGGGCCCGCGAGGTAGAGCGTGTCCTGAGCGGCCGACGCCGCGGCCCAGCTGGGGTAGGTCCGCCAGCCGCCCCCGCTGTTGGGCTTGAGGTTGACCGGGTTCTCCCGGTCGATCCCGTTGTCCACGCCGCGCACGTGCTTGTCGAACCAGCGGCCGACGGAGTCCCAGATCTCGTTGGGCAGGCCCGCCGCGCCGAACAGCTCGGCGGTCGCGTGGTCGCCGGGCGACAGCATCAACCGCTTCGGGCCGGTGAGCTTCGCGAACAGGTCGGTCACCTGGCCTGGGGCGAAGATCCCGTCGTTCCAGGCGTTGCCGATCATCACGGCGGTGTGGTTGGCGTTGATCGCGGCGATCCGGTTGGCGGCCGACCGGGACTCCGAGATCGGCACGACCTCGTGGAACCGGCCGTTGCGGTAAGCGTCCTCGGCCTGCCTCAGCACCGGTCCCGGCCGGCCGACGAGGTTGCCCGCGGCCAGCAGGACCTCGACGGCCTGGCTGTTCACCGTCTCGTTCGGGTAGAGCGAGCGGGCCAGATCGGTCCACGTGCTCAGCGCCGCGGCGGCCTTGATGCGCGGGTCCGCGGCCGCGGCCAGCAGCGCCTGCCCGGCGCCGTAGGAGATGCCCGCGACGCCGATCCTGGCCGCGTCGCCCCCGGCGTTGCCGATCGCCCAGTCGATGACCCGGCTGACGTCGGCGACCGTGTCCGGTCCGGCGATGTCGATCTCGCCGCCGGAGTCGTAGAAGCCCCGGCTGGTGTAGCTGACCACCACGTACCCGGACTCGTAGGCGAACTTCGCGGCCGCGCCGACGTACTCGATGTTGTTGATGCCCCAACTCGACGGCAGCACCAGCAGGGGGAACGGACCGCTGCCGCGGCCGGTCGGCTCGATGACGAAGGCGCGGATGGGCGTGCCGCCCTGGCCGGGGATGGTCCGGTAGGCGGTCGTGAAGCCCGCGGCCTGCGCGACAGGGGTGAGCAGGCCTATGGCGAGGAGGGTGGTGAGGAACAGGACGAGTGATCGGCGCACGAGATCCTCCCGGTGAACCGTGACCTGGATCACGTGTGGGTTACTCGTGAGTAAACAGAACCTACCGCCAAGTAGCAATGGTGGTGATCCAGTTCACAGTTAACGCGTCGTGGCACCATCGGACCTTGTGAAACGTGTGCGATTCGGTGAGCGCGGGGTGGCGGACGACCGCGCGCTGGTGATGGGGATCGTCAACCGGACCAGGGACTCGTTCTACGACGGCGGCGCCGCGTTCGCCGACGACGCGGCGCTGGCGGCCGTCGACCGGGCCGTGGCCGAGGGGGCGGACATCGTCGACATCGGCGGCGTGCGCGCCGGGGCCAAGGGCGAGGTGGTGGACGCAACCGAGGAGGCCCGCCGGGTCGTGCCGTTCGTCGCGCTGGTCCGCGAGCGGCACCCGGACCTGGTGATCAGCGTCGACACCTGGCGGCACGAGGTCGGCCGCGAGGTGTGCCGGGCGGGCGCGGACCTGCTCAACGACACGTGGGCGGGCGCGGACCCGAAGCTCGCCGAGGTCGCCGCGGAGTTCGGCGTCGGCATCGTCTGCTCGCACACCGGCGGCCTCGCGCCGCGCACCGACCCGCACCGACCCCGCTACACCGACGTCGTCGCCTCCGTGGTCGCCGAGCTGGTCGAGCGCGCCGAACGCGTGGTGGCGCTGGGCGTGCCCGCGGCGGGCGTGCTGATCGACCCGACGCACGACTTCGGCAAGAACACCTGGCACGGCCTGGAGCTGCTGCGGCGGTTGGACGAACTGGTCGGCACGGGCTGGCCGGTGCTGATGGCGCTGTCCAACAAGGACTTCATCGGCGAGACGCTCGGCGCGGACGTCGGCGACCGGGTCGACGGCACGCTGGCCGCGACCGCGGTGGCCGCGTGGACCGGCGCGCGGGTGTTCCGCGCCCACGAGGTCCGGCAGACCAGGCGGGCGCTGGAGATGGTGGCCTCGATCGCGGGGACGCGGACGCCTACGCGGGTGCTGCGAGCGCTCGCGTGAGGCTCTCGTCGTCCCAGCGGTCGCGGTAGTAGCCGGGGGTCGCGACCAGTTCGTCGTGGGTGCCGCGCTGGGTGATCGCGCCTGCCTCCAGCACCAGGATCTCGTCGAAGTGCTCGTGCGCCAACGGGGCCAGCCGGTGGGTGACCAGCACGACCGCGCCGGGGGCGGTGGCCAGGACGGCGCCGAGCACCCGGTCGGCGTGGTCGGGGTCGAGGCCCTCGACCGGCTCGTCCAGCAGCAGCACCGGCGCTTCGGCGAGCACGGCCCGTGCCAGCACGAGGCGTTGGCGCTGGCCGCCGGAGATCGCGGTGCCGTGCTCGCCGACCACGGTGTCCCAGTCCAGGTCCAGGTCGGCGACGCGCGCGGCGTGGTCGAGTTCCCCTTGCGCGGCATCGGGTTTGGCGAACAGGACGTTGGCGCGGACGGTGGTGTGGAAGACGTGCGCGTCGGCGAGCGCGCCGCGCGCCTCGGGCGTGACGAACCGGGCCAGCAGCGTGGTCTTGCCCGCGCCGCTGGGGCCGACCAGCGCGATCCGCCGTCCCGGTGGGAGTTCCTCGCCCGCGAACGGGACCGGGCGCGCGGTGAGCAGTTCCCGGACGCGGGCCAGGGATCCGCGCACTTCCGCCCAGCGCTGCGCCGCCGTGGTCAACGGCAGGAACACCTCCAGCGCCGCGACGGTGCCCAGCACGACCGGTGCCGACGCGCCCGACACCAGCAGCGCCAGCGCCGCGCCGAACTGGGTCAGCACGCCCGCCGCCGACAGCGCCCCGGTGAGCAGGGCGACCCGGCGTTCGCGGGTCGCGATGTCGGTGACCACCTTGTCGGTGCGCGCGAGTTCGTCGTCCAGCGCGCCGAACGCGGTCAGCTCCGCGGCGCCGTGCACCAGGCCGACGGTGCGCTCGGCGAGCTGGGACCGCAGTGGTGCCAACGCCCGCAGGTGCCGGTCGGCCACCGCGAACGCCGCCAACGGCAGCGCGACTCCAAGCACCAGCACGGGGATCGCCAGCACCGGCACGACCGCGATCGCCACCGCGCCGACCAGTCCCGCGACGCACGCGGGCAGCAGGCACCGCAGCGCCGCGTCCTGCACGGCGTCCACATCGGACACCAGCCGCGTGACCAGGTCACCGCTGTGCCGCCGGACCGGTTGCCGCAGCAGGGATTCGTACACCCGGCCGCGCAGGTCCGCCAGGTACCGCAGCACGGCGTCGTGCCCGGCCAGCCGCTCCGCGTACCGCAGCACGCCGCGCGACAGCGCCAACGCCCGCACGGCCACGATCGCCACCGTCAACGCCGCCATCGGCGGCTGCTCACCCGCCCGCACGATGAGCCACACCGCCGTCACCATCAACGCGACCCCGGACACTTCGGCCAACACAGCGGCCAACGCCGCCAGAAGCAGTCGCTTCATCGGATACCGCCATCAGGTTGGTGGGTTGGAATCGGGAACACAGCCACGCCCACCACCCGCGAGTCGAACACTCAGACACCCCGTGTCGAACCTCTGGACACCCCGAGTCGAACACCCGGACATCTCCGGAGGTGTCCGGGTGAGGAGTTCGAGGTGCCTGAACGTTCGACTCGGGGTGTCTGAGTGTTCGACACGGGGTGTCTGGGGGTTCGACTCGCGGGGGTTTAGGGGAGTTCGATGATGCGGTTGGCTTCGGCTAGCAGTGCTGGGCGGTGGGCGACGAGGACGGTGGTGCGGCCGCGGGACAGTTCGCGGGTCACGCGCAGCACCATCGCCTCGGTGCCGGTGTCGAGGCGGGCGGTGGGTTCGTCGAGCAGCAG
This window contains:
- the folP gene encoding dihydropteroate synthase: MGIVNRTRDSFYDGGAAFADDAALAAVDRAVAEGADIVDIGGVRAGAKGEVVDATEEARRVVPFVALVRERHPDLVISVDTWRHEVGREVCRAGADLLNDTWAGADPKLAEVAAEFGVGIVCSHTGGLAPRTDPHRPRYTDVVASVVAELVERAERVVALGVPAAGVLIDPTHDFGKNTWHGLELLRRLDELVGTGWPVLMALSNKDFIGETLGADVGDRVDGTLAATAVAAWTGARVFRAHEVRQTRRALEMVASIAGTRTPTRVLRALA
- a CDS encoding ATP-binding cassette domain-containing protein, with the translated sequence MKRLLLAALAAVLAEVSGVALMVTAVWLIVRAGEQPPMAALTVAIVAVRALALSRGVLRYAERLAGHDAVLRYLADLRGRVYESLLRQPVRRHSGDLVTRLVSDVDAVQDAALRCLLPACVAGLVGAVAIAVVPVLAIPVLVLGVALPLAAFAVADRHLRALAPLRSQLAERTVGLVHGAAELTAFGALDDELARTDKVVTDIATRERRVALLTGALSAAGVLTQFGAALALLVSGASAPVVLGTVAALEVFLPLTTAAQRWAEVRGSLARVRELLTARPVPFAGEELPPGRRIALVGPSGAGKTTLLARFVTPEARGALADAHVFHTTVRANVLFAKPDAAQGELDHAARVADLDLDWDTVVGEHGTAISGGQRQRLVLARAVLAEAPVLLLDEPVEGLDPDHADRVLGAVLATAPGAVVLVTHRLAPLAHEHFDEILVLEAGAITQRGTHDELVATPGYYRDRWDDESLTRALAAPA
- a CDS encoding CocE/NonD family hydrolase: MRRSLVLFLTTLLAIGLLTPVAQAAGFTTAYRTIPGQGGTPIRAFVIEPTGRGSGPFPLLVLPSSWGINNIEYVGAAAKFAYESGYVVVSYTSRGFYDSGGEIDIAGPDTVADVSRVIDWAIGNAGGDAARIGVAGISYGAGQALLAAAADPRIKAAAALSTWTDLARSLYPNETVNSQAVEVLLAAGNLVGRPGPVLRQAEDAYRNGRFHEVVPISESRSAANRIAAINANHTAVMIGNAWNDGIFAPGQVTDLFAKLTGPKRLMLSPGDHATAELFGAAGLPNEIWDSVGRWFDKHVRGVDNGIDRENPVNLKPNSGGGWRTYPSWAAASAAQDTLYLAGPSWGTGAMGSTAATGWQNRIAAGWPTVADSGTVLLSGALQGFFGIPTGVSMPLVDRNAAAVWWGPTYSRTTAVSGAPKLHVTVTPSAPTTTLYAYLYDVGSVGLGSLVTHKPFTLRNVAPGVAKTLDFELEPVLWDVPAGHRLVLVVDTVDPRYLSESTLGQSVAFSSPAADPSWLRVPRG
- a CDS encoding NUDIX hydrolase → MEVVFTLVLMPGSWHPRLPSAVRMVSVEITKQLRVAAYALCVRDGRILLSRWVGPGTNNKRWTLPGGGIDHGEDPYEAVIREVDEETGYAIEVRRLLGVHTIRRIFDRGADGEVDFHGLRIIYEAEVVGGELRFEVDGSSDRAEWFDLADVAGLRHSDQVDVALELARTSPPDGRGEAALPSDERLTREGPAARTGPPPGS